A window of the Henckelia pumila isolate YLH828 chromosome 3, ASM3356847v2, whole genome shotgun sequence genome harbors these coding sequences:
- the LOC140892745 gene encoding 70 kDa peptidyl-prolyl isomerase-like produces the protein MALIASKDALSLKTEAKVSDIPEITIGAKNLLKRIIRKGISWQTPTPGDEVQVHYSVRLKDGDNFDSSRDRGVPFTFKLGQCEVIEGWDEGIATMRKGERSVFTIPPELGYGEKGCPPQIPPDSTLIFDVELISWYPIREISGDGGILKKIIREGEGWATANYQDEVFVKYVARNQNGTIVSQCDKGLEFSLTDGHLCPAMAKAVKTMRKGEEAELLVKFSHGLRHSKNEMPIEGDTVSPYSNLIIRVELISWRSVVEIDGDKKILKKLMKTGEGFDRPNEGSRVKVTCIGKLENGTIFERKGSDAEPFEYICAQEEMNKDLDRAIMTMKKGEAAIVKITSDIEASLTYEIELIDFFKEKPFWKMDTQERLKACAKNKNEGNILFKDGKFQLASKKYEEGSKLIEYNHSFNHEEKVEANSLRLLCYLNNAACKLKSGDYVEATRLCTKVLESEPFNVKALFRRSQAYMNTSDLDKAEEDIKNVLALDPNNKDVKMIYKKLKEKLRQYGQEESRIYNTMISSIMS, from the exons ATGGCACTCATTGCATCTAAGGATGCACTTTCCTTAAAGACCGAAGCGAAAGTTTCAGATATTCCGGAGATCACCATTGGTGCTAAAAATCTGCTAAAAAGGATAATTCGGAAAGGAATTTCATGGCAGACCCCAACCCCTGGCGATGAAGTTCAAG TTCATTACAGTGTGAGGCTTAAAGATGGAGACAATTTCGACTCGAGCCGGGATAGAGGAGTACCCTTCACATTCAAATTAGGCCAAT GTGAAGTGATCGAAGGATGGGATGAAGGAATCGCCACAATGAGGAAAGGTGAAAGATCAGTGTTCACAATTCCACCAGAATTGGGATATGGAGAAAAGGGATGCCCACCTCAAATTCCTCCCGATTCGACGTTGATATTCGATGTCGAGTTGATTTCATGGTACCCCATTAGAGAGATTTCAGGAGATGGAGGGATTTTGAAGAAGATTATCAGGGAAGGAGAGGGATGGGCTACTGCCAATTATCAAGATGAAGTTTTTG TCAAGTATGTTGCTAGAAATCAAAATGGTACCATAGTCTCTCAATGTGATAAAGGCTTGGAATTTTCTCTCACGGATG GCCATCTATGTCCCGCCATGGCCAAAGCCGTGAAAACCATGAGGAAAGGAGAGGAAGCAGAGTTGTTGGTTAAGTTCTCTC ATGGTCTTAGGCATAGCAAAAATGAGATGCCTATAGAGGGTGATACTGTCTCTCCTTACTCAAATTTGATCATTCGCGTCGAATTGATATCTTGGAGAAGCGTTGTTGAGATCGACGGAGATAAGaaaattttgaagaaattaatgaaaacaGGCGAAGGATTTGATCGTCCTAACGAGGGATCTCGTGTGAAag TAACTTGTATTGGTAAACTTGAAAATGGTACCATATTTGAAAGGAAAGGATCTGATGCAGAACCCTTTGAATATATTTGCGCGCAAG AGGAAATGAACAAGGATTTGGATAGAGCAATTATGACTATGAAAAAAGGGGAAGCTGCTATAGTCAAAATCACTTCTGATATTGAAGCTTCTTTAACTTATGAAATCGAATTGATCGACTTCTTCAAG GAAAAACCCTTTTGGAAAATGGACACTCAAGAAAGATTAAAAGCCTGTgcaaaaaacaaaaacgaaGGAAATATACTTTTCAAAGATGGGAAATTTCAACTTGCCTCTAAGAAGTATGAAG AGGGTTCAAAGTTGATTGAATACAACCATTCCTTTAATCATGAAGAGAAAGTGGAGGCCAATTCTTTGAGATTATTGTGTTATCTGAACAATGCGGCGTGCAAATTGAAATCGGGAGATTATGTCGAGGCCACACGACTCTGCACAAAG GTATTAGAGTCGGAACCCTTTAATGTCAAAGCTCTCTTCAGAAGATCCCAAGCATATATGAATACATCGGATTTGGATAAAGCCGAGGAAGATATTAAGAACGTGCTAGCCCTTGATCCAAACAACAA GGATGTGAAGATGATATACAAGAAGTTGAAGGAGAAACTAAGGCAATATGGCCAAGAAGAATCAAGAATTTATAATACTATGATTTCAAGTATCATGAGTTAA